The Pseudoalteromonas sp. UG3-2 genome contains a region encoding:
- a CDS encoding AAA family ATPase: protein MKLEKIAIENLASIVDADVDFTAAPLSDTGLYAITGDTGAGKSTLLDAICLALYGKTARLKSDDKKTVAFNGDDIKLNDPRNLLRRGCVSGSAKVQFLAQDGKRYLACWSVERARKKSAGKLKTAKLELYTWPQETLVCEGKRETEQKIEQLVGLNFEQFTRAVLLAQHEFAAFLKASGDERAQLLECLTGTEKFSKIGQAVFEAHKEKKQLLQRQEDKLGEIELLTEEQQHTLHEQQQQLIQQRDSHQQQFNTANAQRQWLDALAKRKQQLNQVESKLQTLAQQLAQLAPQQEKAQQISKANSMRDNVEQQTQAQAKSHELEQRLKHLREQDFEAKIAACEKNKQQQQYTLQQLQTEFDSLSDSFAAVKKIDEEHAKHQVQQQQVNRHYEEAQSLVQQYDKRIKALVQQVSDVTAELQALEKKQEQQQWLAGIAQQWSALKPQFQDLITQQQQLAKRQQQLRSLPNQQQQLAERLQQQGQQFEQAQSQQQNEQSQLSALQQKLAGFKDLDVNQQVSNWTQALQSRQQLEQQQEHLAQLQIQQTQHQIALQRLEEQLKDTKQQDELTKQRVALSQDNLAQVQLRASDSISHLRAQLQPGQECMVCGAKDHPYAVEHIDKHWQQLLEDFRGQTHAAEQAREQVLQRYNELVGQKERENALLQSTLHELAQSQRAIETQQQQLNALPSDYHNVTSELAQQRLEEAQQARAQFNQLRTQQDEQWQRCQQAQQQLDAIQQQLTASQQEQTAFTQQQAQLEGEVAKYQHSVHELQQRLQQLLPQPAWWQRFSDSDTEALEELESQVSSWLQLCQHVETLQEKIKNTLQQQDAEQEKRSYQQQQLRQFESQRDQHQQALQELASERQAYLPADKTREQWIAEYQHGLEQAQQRLHDAVIAYNQAVTELEKARHSITELQAQQQDLKQRLHTLNERIAQWLAQDHGIEDVAQLHALLGEPLAPAEEVIRQYNQLTQQQHEAKLQQQHQQQEIEQLLTHYPEGVDEEQLQQQLNELQQQLQQQLNELQQQLQQTQQQLLQVQTHLELDSQNREKFAAQASQLEQQRQDYEHWYLLDKLLGDATGKKLRNWAQTQTLRILLQYANQQLRSLSKRYVLTTIEQSLDIAIIDKDMADEQRSVNTLSGGESFLVSLALALGLAALSANKVQIHSLFIDEGFGTLDPETLAVAIDALDALQSQGRKVGVISHVAQMSERIATRIHVNKRPGGYSALTFIPES from the coding sequence GTGAAACTGGAAAAAATAGCCATAGAAAACTTGGCTTCAATTGTTGACGCGGACGTTGATTTCACTGCTGCGCCGCTGAGTGATACTGGCTTATACGCGATTACCGGTGACACTGGCGCCGGTAAAAGTACCTTATTGGATGCTATTTGTTTGGCGTTGTATGGCAAAACAGCCAGATTGAAATCAGATGATAAAAAGACGGTGGCCTTCAATGGCGATGATATAAAACTCAATGACCCTAGAAACCTATTACGTCGTGGTTGCGTATCCGGCTCGGCTAAGGTTCAGTTTTTAGCCCAAGACGGTAAACGCTATCTGGCTTGTTGGTCGGTTGAGCGGGCGAGAAAAAAGAGCGCTGGAAAACTGAAAACAGCGAAACTGGAGTTGTATACCTGGCCGCAAGAGACCTTGGTGTGTGAGGGTAAACGTGAAACCGAGCAAAAAATTGAACAGTTGGTTGGTTTGAACTTTGAGCAGTTTACCCGAGCTGTGTTACTTGCTCAGCATGAATTTGCCGCTTTTTTAAAAGCCAGTGGTGATGAGCGCGCCCAGTTGCTTGAGTGTCTTACTGGCACAGAGAAGTTCAGTAAAATAGGTCAAGCGGTGTTCGAAGCGCACAAAGAAAAAAAGCAGCTACTGCAGCGCCAAGAGGACAAGCTCGGTGAGATTGAACTGCTCACTGAAGAACAACAGCACACATTGCATGAACAACAACAGCAACTCATTCAGCAACGAGATTCCCATCAGCAACAGTTTAATACTGCTAACGCGCAGCGACAGTGGCTCGATGCTCTAGCAAAACGAAAACAGCAGCTTAATCAAGTCGAGTCGAAGTTGCAGACGCTAGCGCAGCAACTTGCTCAGTTAGCACCGCAGCAAGAAAAAGCACAGCAAATCAGCAAAGCTAACTCAATGCGCGATAATGTTGAGCAACAAACACAGGCTCAAGCAAAGTCGCATGAACTGGAACAACGTCTAAAACATCTACGTGAACAAGACTTTGAGGCTAAGATTGCCGCGTGTGAGAAAAATAAACAACAACAGCAATACACTTTACAGCAATTGCAGACAGAGTTTGATAGCCTCTCGGATAGTTTTGCTGCAGTGAAAAAAATTGATGAAGAGCACGCCAAGCATCAAGTGCAACAGCAACAAGTAAATCGCCATTATGAAGAAGCACAGTCGCTGGTGCAGCAATATGATAAGCGTATCAAAGCCCTGGTACAGCAAGTATCAGACGTAACGGCTGAGTTGCAAGCCCTAGAAAAGAAGCAAGAACAACAGCAGTGGCTTGCTGGTATTGCCCAGCAGTGGTCGGCGCTAAAGCCACAATTTCAAGATTTAATCACTCAGCAACAGCAATTGGCTAAGCGCCAACAACAATTACGTAGCTTACCAAATCAACAGCAACAATTAGCTGAGCGGTTGCAACAGCAAGGTCAGCAGTTTGAACAAGCGCAATCACAGCAGCAAAATGAACAATCACAACTGAGCGCATTGCAACAAAAACTAGCTGGCTTTAAAGACCTTGATGTTAATCAGCAAGTCAGCAACTGGACTCAAGCACTACAGAGCCGTCAGCAACTCGAACAACAGCAAGAGCACCTTGCGCAGTTGCAGATCCAGCAAACCCAACATCAAATAGCGCTGCAACGTCTTGAAGAGCAGCTTAAAGACACCAAACAACAAGATGAACTGACTAAGCAGCGGGTTGCCTTATCGCAGGACAACTTAGCGCAGGTACAGCTTCGTGCCAGCGACAGTATTAGCCACTTAAGAGCCCAGTTACAGCCAGGACAAGAGTGTATGGTGTGTGGCGCTAAAGATCACCCTTATGCCGTCGAACACATTGATAAGCATTGGCAACAGTTGTTAGAGGATTTCCGTGGACAGACTCATGCAGCGGAGCAAGCGCGAGAACAAGTGCTGCAACGTTACAATGAATTAGTTGGACAAAAAGAGCGTGAAAACGCCCTATTACAGTCCACACTACATGAATTGGCGCAATCTCAGCGAGCCATTGAGACACAGCAACAGCAATTGAATGCGCTCCCTAGCGACTATCACAATGTAACCAGCGAGCTGGCACAGCAGCGACTCGAAGAGGCGCAACAAGCGCGCGCTCAGTTCAATCAATTAAGAACTCAGCAGGATGAACAATGGCAACGATGCCAGCAAGCTCAGCAGCAGCTTGATGCCATACAGCAACAACTCACGGCGTCGCAGCAAGAACAAACCGCGTTTACGCAACAACAGGCGCAACTTGAAGGTGAGGTGGCGAAATATCAACACAGCGTCCATGAGCTGCAACAGCGACTGCAGCAATTGCTACCGCAACCAGCTTGGTGGCAGCGCTTTAGTGACAGCGACACTGAGGCACTGGAGGAATTAGAAAGTCAGGTGAGCAGCTGGTTACAGTTATGCCAACACGTTGAGACGCTGCAAGAAAAAATAAAAAACACTCTACAGCAACAAGATGCTGAGCAAGAAAAGCGCAGTTACCAACAACAGCAGCTTAGGCAATTTGAGTCACAGCGAGATCAGCACCAACAAGCGCTGCAGGAGCTGGCGTCTGAACGGCAAGCCTATTTGCCAGCGGACAAAACTCGAGAGCAATGGATTGCAGAGTATCAACATGGCCTTGAGCAGGCACAGCAGAGGCTTCATGACGCTGTGATTGCCTATAATCAGGCTGTTACAGAGCTTGAGAAAGCGAGGCACAGCATCACGGAACTGCAGGCGCAGCAACAGGATCTAAAACAACGATTACACACCCTCAATGAGCGTATAGCGCAATGGCTGGCGCAAGATCATGGCATTGAAGATGTAGCGCAGTTACACGCTTTGCTGGGAGAGCCTTTGGCACCAGCAGAGGAAGTGATCCGCCAATATAACCAATTAACCCAGCAGCAACATGAAGCCAAATTACAGCAGCAGCACCAACAGCAAGAAATCGAACAGCTTCTCACCCACTACCCTGAGGGAGTTGATGAGGAGCAGTTGCAACAGCAACTGAATGAATTGCAGCAGCAGTTGCAACAGCAACTGAATGAATTGCAGCAGCAGTTGCAGCAAACTCAGCAACAATTATTGCAGGTGCAAACACATCTAGAACTCGACAGCCAAAACCGCGAAAAGTTTGCCGCCCAAGCCAGCCAACTTGAGCAACAGCGGCAAGATTACGAACACTGGTATTTATTAGACAAGCTGCTTGGCGATGCCACAGGTAAAAAGTTGCGTAACTGGGCGCAAACGCAAACCCTACGGATTTTACTGCAATACGCAAATCAGCAGTTGCGCAGCTTGTCGAAGCGCTATGTGCTGACTACCATTGAGCAATCTTTGGACATTGCTATTATTGACAAGGATATGGCTGATGAACAGCGTAGCGTCAATACCTTATCTGGTGGCGAATCTTTCTTAGTCTCTTTGGCACTAGCGTTAGGCTTGGCGGCATTGTCGGCCAATAAGGTGCAGATCCACTCGCTGTTTATTGATGAGGGGTTTGGTACCTTAGATCCAGAGACTCTGGCGGTTGCTATTGATGCCTTGGATGCCTTACAGTCTCAAGGGCGTAAAGTGGGGGTGATTTCCCATGTGGCGCAAATGAGTGAACGTATTGCTACCCGCATACACGTGAATAAGCGGCCCGGCGGGTATTCGGCGTTAACCTTCATTCCTGAGTCTTAA
- a CDS encoding 1-acyl-sn-glycerol-3-phosphate acyltransferase yields the protein MLKLLGWKVHGQFPNRSKFVAAVAPHTSNWDFFVAIAVKLALDVDIRFLGKHSIFIPPVSWLLRHWGGIAVRRDSPHGMVEQVSQIFAEKDALVLGLAPEGTRKYTLEWKKGFIYIAQAAQVPIVPMAIDYRNKTFIIMPPLQPDAEADVDMLLAKIKSRYSKTMAKYPNQVSGM from the coding sequence ATGCTGAAGCTACTGGGCTGGAAGGTTCATGGTCAGTTTCCTAATAGGAGTAAGTTTGTCGCTGCTGTGGCACCGCATACCTCCAATTGGGACTTTTTTGTTGCCATCGCCGTTAAGCTCGCTTTAGATGTCGACATTCGCTTTCTGGGTAAGCACAGTATTTTTATTCCGCCTGTCAGTTGGTTGCTGCGTCACTGGGGTGGCATTGCGGTACGTAGAGACTCACCTCACGGTATGGTTGAGCAAGTCAGTCAGATTTTTGCTGAAAAGGATGCCCTGGTGCTTGGACTCGCACCGGAAGGCACCAGAAAATACACCCTTGAGTGGAAAAAGGGCTTTATTTATATCGCGCAAGCCGCCCAAGTCCCCATTGTGCCCATGGCCATCGACTACCGTAACAAGACCTTTATTATTATGCCGCCGCTACAACCGGATGCCGAAGCCGATGTCGATATGCTGCTTGCCAAAATAAAGTCTAGGTATAGCAAAACCATGGCAAAGTATCCCAACCAAGTCTCTGGAATGTAG
- a CDS encoding DUF6702 family protein, with the protein MKAWLIAIVVVLIAPPSFAHQLKAAITTVLFNKRTGNIEIMHRFHLHDTEHAVEGIFDDHADLFNSAEDRARFAQYVDERVAMRISPAQPLPLELVGAEIDGRFFWVYQQTPIPKQFDTLEMQHGVLRDIWPQQVNLVNFEGLGKVKSLNFNGDDNWLSASF; encoded by the coding sequence ATGAAAGCTTGGCTTATCGCCATTGTGGTGGTGCTCATAGCGCCACCGAGCTTTGCGCATCAGCTTAAAGCCGCGATCACTACGGTGCTATTCAATAAGCGCACCGGCAACATCGAGATCATGCACCGCTTCCATTTGCATGATACCGAGCATGCCGTAGAAGGGATTTTTGATGATCACGCTGATTTATTTAACAGTGCGGAAGATCGTGCTCGATTCGCTCAATACGTTGACGAGCGCGTAGCTATGCGCATTTCTCCTGCTCAGCCGCTGCCACTCGAACTCGTTGGAGCCGAAATTGATGGTCGATTTTTTTGGGTGTATCAGCAAACCCCCATTCCCAAACAGTTTGATACACTGGAAATGCAGCACGGTGTGTTGCGTGATATTTGGCCACAACAAGTTAATCTGGTTAACTTTGAAGGGTTAGGCAAAGTCAAAAGCTTGAACTTTAACGGTGATGATAACTGGCTTAGCGCCTCTTTCTAA
- a CDS encoding reprolysin-like metallopeptidase, with the protein METTVKALSLATALTLSSAASAQTIDIGILYTDQSAAATANINTKINQLVSFTNQVYSQNNLNLNLRLVGTQNLGNYDIRPTGDWLNSVTDSGYLANLRNNWGADMIAVIGTAERTARGTTCGIAWVGQGSSATGNLNPSASSRMYSITAVDCGATTFVHELGHNQGLTHSPAQGDSSGGVYVDGMGYGVYNQFASIMAYPHVYGNATQYDYFSNPNWSVNGLAYGEWGKAFAWKTVDATKASIANFK; encoded by the coding sequence ATGGAAACAACAGTAAAGGCACTATCGCTGGCAACAGCACTTACGTTATCGTCGGCGGCATCAGCGCAAACCATTGATATTGGTATTTTATATACCGATCAATCTGCCGCTGCAACAGCTAACATTAACACCAAGATAAACCAGCTGGTTTCATTCACCAATCAAGTGTATAGCCAAAACAACTTGAACCTTAATTTGCGCCTAGTAGGCACTCAAAACCTAGGTAATTACGACATTCGGCCGACAGGCGACTGGTTAAACAGCGTAACTGACAGCGGTTACTTAGCCAATTTACGTAATAACTGGGGTGCTGATATGATCGCAGTGATAGGCACTGCTGAGCGCACCGCTCGTGGAACAACCTGTGGTATCGCATGGGTGGGTCAAGGCAGCAGCGCTACGGGTAACCTAAACCCCAGTGCCTCTAGCCGTATGTACAGCATTACCGCTGTTGATTGCGGTGCTACCACATTCGTGCATGAGCTGGGCCATAACCAAGGGCTTACCCACTCACCAGCACAAGGTGATAGCAGTGGCGGTGTGTATGTGGATGGCATGGGCTATGGTGTATATAACCAGTTTGCTAGTATCATGGCTTATCCGCATGTGTACGGTAATGCCACTCAGTATGACTACTTCTCTAACCCAAACTGGTCGGTGAATGGCCTCGCTTATGGTGAATGGGGCAAAGCATTTGCTTGGAAAACAGTCGATGCGACCAAAGCGAGCATTGCTAACTTCAAATAA
- a CDS encoding exonuclease SbcCD subunit D C-terminal domain-containing protein, whose amino-acid sequence MKVLHTSDWHLGQSFYEHERAAEHQQFLDWLSDTLLQHQVDILLISGDIFHTATPPASAEKQLYTFIQHISKQLPQLHIVLIAGNHDSASGIETAKPLLQSFNTHVVGHFDKNAPEQVVLTLATATTTAHVVAMPFLRGGDLPRQSGDNSYQQGVAQAYQQAIETIAKPSGPIILMGHLHAKGGSISEDSERNINIGGFDAVSANVFGEQFDYVALGHLHKAQTVAKQNAIRYSGTPLPMSFSERNYQHQVLLLEFSDSDLLDVKPLYIPRFQHLLYIPEQGAATLDELCEQISNTDFGQYEEKPYVRLRLSATESSSRFRAEIDAALKDKPLLFCGIERVSKADEDKESQFEDLGKVESLSVNTLLDIAYRNIDPEQQTAPKALHDKLAAVITAMED is encoded by the coding sequence ATGAAGGTTTTACACACATCTGATTGGCACCTAGGGCAATCGTTTTATGAACATGAACGAGCAGCTGAGCATCAGCAATTTTTAGATTGGCTAAGCGATACGCTGCTGCAGCATCAAGTTGATATTCTGCTTATTAGCGGGGATATTTTCCACACCGCCACTCCCCCTGCCAGCGCCGAAAAACAACTCTACACCTTCATTCAGCACATCTCAAAACAATTACCTCAGCTCCATATTGTGTTGATAGCTGGCAATCATGACTCTGCTAGTGGCATTGAAACCGCCAAGCCGCTGTTGCAATCCTTTAATACCCATGTCGTGGGTCACTTTGACAAAAACGCACCAGAGCAGGTGGTACTAACCTTAGCAACCGCAACGACAACCGCTCATGTGGTTGCTATGCCCTTCCTGCGTGGTGGCGATTTACCCCGTCAAAGTGGCGATAATAGCTACCAACAAGGGGTTGCACAGGCCTACCAACAAGCCATCGAAACTATTGCCAAGCCATCAGGCCCGATTATTTTAATGGGACACTTACACGCTAAAGGTGGCAGTATCTCTGAAGATTCTGAGCGCAATATCAATATCGGTGGCTTTGATGCTGTTTCTGCAAACGTGTTTGGCGAGCAATTTGATTATGTCGCGCTTGGTCATTTGCATAAGGCACAAACTGTTGCAAAGCAAAATGCAATTCGTTATAGCGGCACCCCGCTGCCAATGTCCTTTTCTGAACGTAACTATCAGCACCAGGTTTTACTGTTAGAGTTTTCTGATAGCGACTTGCTGGATGTAAAGCCCCTTTACATTCCAAGATTTCAACACCTTCTTTATATCCCAGAGCAAGGTGCTGCCACGCTTGATGAGCTATGCGAACAAATAAGCAATACTGACTTTGGGCAATATGAAGAAAAACCTTATGTGCGTTTGCGCCTCAGTGCTACTGAATCTAGCAGTCGTTTTCGGGCAGAGATTGATGCCGCTTTAAAAGATAAGCCGCTACTGTTTTGCGGTATCGAACGGGTAAGTAAAGCGGATGAGGATAAAGAATCGCAATTTGAAGATCTTGGTAAGGTGGAGTCGTTAAGCGTGAATACGCTACTGGATATTGCTTACCGTAATATTGACCCCGAGCAACAGACGGCACCTAAAGCGTTACATGACAAACTTGCCGCCGTTATCACAGCCATGGAGGACTAA
- a CDS encoding M1 family metallopeptidase translates to MIRTLTLLTLLSSVTLSTMANANAIKQTKGSFEDKFRQLDETLPTANVYRSAAGAPGERYWQQQVDYDIDVMLDEQARRLSASQTIRYQNNSPHQLKYLWLQLDQNIFKSDSMAERSATFGNELQSNPIAKPAKISLNQLRRQQFMADNELGFVISNVTDSNGQELKVTIVDTMMRVDLNQPLASNEATEFSLDFAFNIVEEDAVGARSGYEHFEKDGNDIFLLAQWFPRLTAYTDYEAWTNKAFLGSGEFTLEFGDYDVEITVPADHIVSATGELANPSSVLTKTQQARLEQAKTAKRPVFVVTEEEALEKEKSHSKDTKTWHFKAQNVRDFAWASSRKFMWDAKGYQQGGDEQPLVMAMSFYPKEGGDLWKKYSTESVIHTMEVYSRFSFDYPYPTAQSVNGPVGGMEYPMITFNGPRTKLQEDGTRTYSLAEKRFLIGVVIHEIGHIYFPMIVNSDERQWTWMDEGLNSFLDGVAGREWDPTIPWGVEPRDIAAYMKSEHQTPIMTQSDSVLRLGPNAYTKPAAALNILREVILGRELFDFAFKEYAQRWKYKRPTPADFFRTMEEASGVDLDWFWRGWFYSTDHVDISLDKIYQLRIDTKNPDIDYGRLREFEKNKPMSLFVKRNREEGRALWVDKNQDIQDFYDQNDQFTVTNKERNEYQEFLDKLKPWEKRTLERAVAEDNNYYVMEFSNLGGLVMPILLELTYQDGSKEERMIPAEIWRKNARHVSKLIITDKDKPLASVSVDPRWETADVDIENNHYPRRIIESRLEVFKRKKRDGKVHRDIMQDSKTQIKTDKEQEED, encoded by the coding sequence ATGATAAGAACGCTCACCTTACTCACGCTGCTGAGCAGCGTAACCCTTTCCACCATGGCAAACGCCAATGCCATAAAGCAAACCAAAGGCAGTTTTGAAGACAAGTTTCGCCAACTCGACGAGACGCTACCTACCGCCAACGTCTATCGCAGTGCCGCAGGAGCCCCTGGGGAGCGCTATTGGCAACAACAAGTAGATTATGACATTGATGTCATGCTGGACGAACAAGCGCGTCGTTTGAGCGCCAGCCAAACTATCCGTTACCAAAATAATTCTCCCCATCAATTAAAATATTTATGGCTACAACTGGACCAGAATATCTTCAAATCGGATTCCATGGCCGAGCGCAGCGCTACTTTTGGGAATGAATTACAGAGTAATCCTATCGCGAAGCCGGCAAAAATTTCCCTCAATCAGCTGCGTCGCCAGCAATTTATGGCCGACAACGAACTGGGTTTTGTGATCAGTAATGTCACCGACAGCAATGGCCAAGAATTAAAAGTGACTATCGTTGATACCATGATGCGGGTCGATTTAAACCAACCACTGGCAAGCAATGAAGCGACCGAGTTTTCGCTCGACTTTGCCTTTAATATTGTTGAAGAAGATGCTGTGGGCGCACGCTCGGGATATGAGCACTTTGAAAAAGATGGCAATGATATTTTCTTGCTGGCGCAATGGTTTCCACGCTTAACTGCTTATACCGACTATGAAGCTTGGACCAATAAAGCCTTTTTAGGCAGTGGCGAGTTTACCCTCGAATTTGGTGACTACGACGTTGAGATCACCGTCCCGGCAGATCATATTGTGTCAGCCACCGGTGAGTTAGCCAACCCCAGTTCAGTGCTCACTAAGACACAGCAAGCACGTTTAGAACAAGCAAAAACAGCCAAGCGCCCGGTTTTCGTTGTCACCGAAGAAGAAGCGTTAGAGAAAGAAAAATCACACAGCAAAGACACCAAAACCTGGCACTTTAAAGCGCAGAATGTCCGCGACTTTGCTTGGGCCTCATCACGTAAATTTATGTGGGATGCCAAAGGTTACCAGCAAGGCGGGGATGAGCAGCCCTTGGTGATGGCAATGTCGTTTTATCCTAAAGAGGGCGGCGACCTTTGGAAAAAGTATTCCACTGAGTCAGTGATCCATACCATGGAAGTCTACTCACGATTTTCATTTGATTACCCATATCCCACCGCACAATCGGTCAATGGCCCAGTAGGGGGAATGGAGTATCCGATGATCACCTTTAATGGTCCGCGCACCAAGTTGCAAGAGGATGGTACCAGAACCTACTCCTTAGCAGAAAAGCGCTTTTTAATTGGGGTGGTTATTCATGAAATCGGCCACATTTACTTTCCTATGATTGTCAACTCCGACGAGCGCCAGTGGACTTGGATGGACGAGGGCTTAAACAGCTTTTTAGATGGCGTGGCTGGGCGTGAATGGGATCCTACCATCCCGTGGGGCGTTGAACCACGAGATATTGCCGCTTATATGAAGTCGGAGCATCAAACCCCAATTATGACGCAATCTGACAGCGTGCTAAGACTGGGGCCAAATGCCTACACTAAGCCTGCAGCGGCACTGAATATTTTACGCGAAGTGATTCTCGGACGAGAGCTATTTGATTTTGCCTTTAAAGAGTATGCTCAGCGCTGGAAATACAAACGTCCCACTCCAGCAGATTTTTTCAGAACCATGGAGGAAGCGTCTGGGGTTGATTTAGACTGGTTTTGGCGCGGCTGGTTTTACAGCACCGACCACGTTGATATTTCACTGGATAAAATTTACCAGCTGAGAATTGATACCAAAAATCCCGACATTGATTATGGTCGCTTACGCGAATTTGAAAAAAACAAGCCCATGTCCTTGTTTGTTAAGCGTAACCGTGAAGAGGGTAGGGCACTGTGGGTTGACAAGAATCAAGATATCCAAGATTTCTACGACCAAAACGACCAATTTACGGTGACCAATAAAGAGCGCAACGAGTATCAGGAATTCCTCGACAAATTAAAACCTTGGGAAAAGCGCACGCTGGAACGTGCGGTGGCCGAGGACAACAACTACTATGTTATGGAATTTAGTAATCTTGGCGGCCTGGTTATGCCTATTTTGTTAGAGTTAACCTATCAAGATGGCAGCAAGGAAGAACGCATGATCCCAGCGGAAATTTGGCGTAAAAATGCTCGCCATGTCAGCAAGTTGATCATTACAGACAAAGACAAGCCACTGGCTTCTGTTAGTGTAGATCCGCGCTGGGAAACGGCTGACGTTGATATTGAAAATAACCACTATCCCAGACGGATCATTGAATCACGTTTAGAAGTGTTTAAGAGAAAGAAACGCGACGGCAAAGTACATCGCGATATTATGCAAGACAGCAAAACCCAGATAAAAACCGATAAAGAGCAAGAGGAAGACTAA
- a CDS encoding arylesterase has product MKYYFLKLLFILVIFMTPLSANAKQKLMIVGDSLSAAYGMKQDDGWVKLLQNKYDSQQKSIAIVNVSVSGQTTGNALAKIAQQLQDIQPSHVLIELGGNDGLRGFPVKRLRSNLTEMVRASQQAGAKVAVMEIQIPPNLGPRYTSMFTASYKAVTEATDSYLMPYFMLEIAGKPDLMQDDNLHPNEQAQPLIRDFMQREIEKWMEQ; this is encoded by the coding sequence ATGAAGTACTATTTCCTAAAGTTGTTGTTCATACTTGTTATCTTTATGACGCCTTTGAGCGCAAATGCCAAGCAAAAACTCATGATAGTTGGTGATAGCTTAAGCGCCGCCTATGGCATGAAACAAGATGATGGTTGGGTAAAATTGTTACAAAATAAATACGATTCGCAACAAAAATCGATCGCAATCGTCAATGTCAGCGTCAGCGGGCAAACCACTGGGAACGCGCTTGCCAAGATAGCGCAACAGCTTCAGGATATTCAACCGAGCCATGTGTTAATTGAGCTCGGGGGCAATGATGGTTTGCGCGGCTTTCCAGTTAAGCGCCTGCGCTCGAACTTAACTGAGATGGTTCGTGCTAGCCAACAAGCAGGGGCGAAAGTGGCGGTGATGGAGATCCAAATTCCACCGAATCTTGGGCCACGTTACACGTCAATGTTTACCGCCAGCTATAAGGCGGTGACAGAGGCCACAGATAGTTACTTAATGCCTTACTTTATGCTGGAAATCGCCGGTAAACCGGATTTAATGCAAGACGATAACTTACACCCTAATGAGCAAGCTCAGCCTTTGATCCGTGACTTTATGCAGCGTGAAATTGAAAAATGGATGGAGCAATAA
- a CDS encoding ABC transporter ATP-binding protein, giving the protein MSVLSQLNMIQVKSLTKQVSTVEGELTILSDIDFTVKSGESVAIVGASGSGKSTLLSLLAGLDVASQGEVFLDGDALQSMNEEARAQLRAEKVGFVFQSFMLVQSLTALENVMLPAELAGDKGAKQQATELLEKVGLGHRLTHYPSQLSGGEQQRVAIARAFVGKPKILFADEPSANLDSKNGHLIEKLLFELNKENGTTLVLVTHDEQLAQQCDRIIHIEGGKLEVIKQGAAKNVV; this is encoded by the coding sequence ATGTCAGTGCTTTCTCAGTTAAATATGATCCAAGTAAAGAGCCTAACCAAACAGGTCTCTACCGTCGAGGGTGAGCTCACTATCCTTAGTGATATCGATTTCACTGTCAAGTCGGGAGAGTCCGTTGCCATTGTCGGGGCCTCAGGTTCTGGTAAATCCACCTTACTCAGTTTGTTAGCGGGGCTCGATGTTGCCAGCCAAGGGGAAGTGTTTCTTGATGGCGATGCGCTACAGTCCATGAATGAAGAAGCCAGAGCGCAGCTACGTGCTGAAAAAGTCGGCTTTGTGTTTCAGTCTTTTATGCTAGTGCAAAGTTTAACTGCGTTAGAAAACGTGATGTTACCTGCTGAGTTGGCGGGAGACAAAGGGGCCAAACAACAAGCCACAGAATTACTCGAAAAAGTTGGCTTAGGGCATCGCTTAACGCATTACCCATCGCAGTTATCCGGTGGTGAGCAGCAGCGTGTTGCTATAGCCAGAGCCTTTGTTGGCAAACCAAAGATTTTGTTTGCCGATGAGCCATCGGCGAACTTAGACAGCAAAAATGGCCACCTAATTGAGAAGTTACTGTTCGAACTCAATAAAGAAAATGGCACCACCTTGGTGTTAGTCACCCACGATGAACAACTGGCACAACAGTGCGATCGCATCATTCACATTGAAGGTGGTAAGCTTGAAGTGATAAAGCAAGGAGCAGCAAAGAATGTGGTTTAA